One region of Armigeres subalbatus isolate Guangzhou_Male chromosome 3, GZ_Asu_2, whole genome shotgun sequence genomic DNA includes:
- the LOC134221372 gene encoding LOW QUALITY PROTEIN: UDP-galactose transporter senju-like (The sequence of the model RefSeq protein was modified relative to this genomic sequence to represent the inferred CDS: inserted 1 base in 1 codon; deleted 1 base in 1 codon) has translation MTNSRINWGELFPSKKSIFIFVTYMSLFVGQGILVTASQRADNSYSYNTVLVVLLTEVLKLIISTVLYCREHTIKTLVLKVVEGSDVLLLYFVPAFLYCLYNNLAFVNLSTFDPTTYYLLLQLRVVITGVLFQVIFKKSLSRKQWFSLCLLTVGCMLKQWNFSLSTTANDQGDXTSMVDADAGGTFRGKNISGFDLSFSAILILVQTVCSCLAGVYNEYLLKGKGSDINIYVQNVFMYLDSIVCNLLILMFRGELAAVVTKDHLLEVFRLEVLVIMINNAAIGIITSFFLKYMNSILKTFASALELMFTALLSYLLFSIPIYLNTALAIFVVSYAIYLYSLNPVVNLASKSGSGSIRDKDESRKALMSRDDDDDIELQMEEV, from the exons ATGACAAACTCACGCATCAACTGGGGCGAACTGTTCCCCAGCAAGAAGAGTATTTTTATATTCGTCACTTACATGTCGCTGTTTGTCGGTCAGG GAATTCTTGTGACTGCTTCCCAGAGGGCTGATAACAGCTACAGCTATAATACGGTGCTGGTCGTGCTACTGACCGAAGTATTGAAGTTAATTATTTCCACCGTGCTTTACTGTCGAGA GCATACAATCAAAACGCTGGTTTTAAAAGTGGTTGAAGGCAGCGATGTTTTATTGTTGTACTTCGTACCTGCATTTTTATACTGTTTGTACAACAATCTTGCCTTCGTGAATCTCTCCACGTTTGATCCGACGACCTATTATCTTCTACTGCAACTCCGGGTTGTTATAACCGGGGTCTTGTTTCAGGTGATCTTCAAGAAATCTTTGAGT AGGAAGCAATGGTTTTCCCTGTGTCTGCTAACCGTTGGATGCATGTTGAAACAATGGAACTTTTCCTTGTCAACAACTGCTAATGACCAAGGTG AAACTTCCATGGTTGACGCGGATGCCGGAGGTACGTTCCGAGGAAAGAACATATCCGGATTTGATCTCAGCTTCAGTGCCATTCTCATCTTGGTGCAAACGGTTTGCTCCTGTCTGGCTGGAGTCTACAATGAGTACCTACTTAAGGGGAAGGGATCTGACATCAATATCTACGTCCAGAACGTGTTCATGTATCTGGACTCGATTGTATGCAATCTGCTGATACTGATGTTCCGGGGTGAATTGGCCGCAGTCGTCACCAAAGATCACCTATTAGAGGTGTTCCGTTTAGAAGTGCTCGTGATAATGATCAACAATGCAGCCATCGGCATTATCACCAGTTTTTTCCTGAAGTATATGAACTCGATCCTAAAAACGTTCGCCAGTGCCCTGGAGTTGATGTTCACTGCCCTGCTAAGCTACCTTCTGTTCTCAATTCCAATCTACTTGAATACCGCTCTGGCGATATTCGTTGTGTCTTACGCGATATATCTGTACTCTCTGAATCCGGTGGTTAATCTTGCCAGCAAGTCAGGATCGGGCAGTATCCGGGACAAGGACGAAAGCCGCAAAGCCTTGATGAGTCGAGATGATGACGACGATATCGAACTTCAGATGGAAGAAGTTTAG